CTGTTTTCAACCGTTATCACAGGATTGATATCCGTGGCATTAACTCTTGTATCGTGAAACTGGGTAGTAGAATCATCACTAACAGATCCAAACAAgtgtttttctttgataGAAGAGATATCATTAATAGCACCATGGTGTCCCTTGAACAATTGCAATGGAGTAGATGATTTGTCAACTTGCCATAACGCAATCTGTGCATCATTGGACCCAGATAAGAATCCATTATTATCCACCCAGTCTAATGCTATACCACCTTGCTTGTGATACTTATAATCAACAGAATCAAAGTTGTCCAAATTATAACTACGAATAACACCATCGGCACTGAACCCCACAGCTAGACTTCCATTAGGTGaaactttcaatttgtttatttccTGAGTTTGCTTCCACTGAGTAACAACTTTAAAGTTTGAAGTATCTATACCATCACTTGGAACAGGAATACTATCGGTTGCGCCCACCAAAGTCGAAGGCAAGCTTATTGAAGTtagtttcaaataattttcaGATTTATTGATTGCATTTGTCCctattaaaaatttgagCTCCAAATCTGATTGAGATACGCTGGTAGTTGGCAACCATTGAAACACCAAAGAAGGGTTATCCAACGCAAATGTGTGTATAAAGTCGTAAAGCAAAGGCACAgtttttttccaaatcttAAACTCTTCATTTAcgattttttcttgtaattgCTGCTCCTCTACCAATTCCCTTTCGGCTTTGGCAAACTCGTTAGTTGATGATGGCATGATGTGAAGTTGTTGGTAACGGAACAGAAGAAGATGTTGAGATATAGTTTTGCgaaaattatttgttttgtagtccatttttttttcttttgtcaTATCTTGCTCTTTGCTCATTTCCTCTAATGGTCTCGAAAACATTGGATCGGTATATTTGCCTTTACTTAAAGTAGAATATTTCTAGCTTACCCAACTAATGTAGAGCCAGGAGGTGCCATTAACTCAATGAGTCTAGTAAATGATAGAAAGAGACCCTCCTACTACAGCCAATACTCAAGTATATAAGCTTATATATTCATAAATTTCTTAAATAACACCTCCTCCGAGGTCAGCCAAGCCATCCTCTTCTTGTGGCTCATCAAAATAGTGACTAAACGTATACACAGTGCcataaatcaacaaaccGCCCACTATTGTCAAGACCATAGCTGTTTTCGTCAATATCAAAGAGTGGTTTAATAGAATAGGCAAATAAACACCACTCACCAATAAGAAAGCCGTCAAAAACTGCCCAATCTCAATGATAGCCCTGGAGTTGGTGGTTGTagaatcaaaattgaaatcataGTCAGAACTACTAGCGATGTTTTTAGTGATTGCCACCGGCAAATGTGCCACTGCGAATATAATGCCAATTATAATAGGAAACCAATTTCCATATATTCCTGCTAATATTACCAAAAGAAACCCAACCGATAGAATTACTGAAAGAccaataattttgtttaaagGGTTCTTTTGGAGATACGAAAATGTTTGAGTTGAATTCATCAATCGTGAGCCAGACAATAAAggataaaaaaatgaatagaCCTTGGGAAGTGTTCAAGTAGCTTCACACTGTTTGGGGTTGAACAATTGAGTAGTGCTCTATTAGACCTTTGTTCAGCTGAGATGGTGAAGGAATCAAAGTAAACGGAAGTCAAGGAAATTTGGGTGAACGCAAGgagataaaaaaaatctcaTTAACAAAATGCagaggaagaaaaaaatgacTATGGCCGACAAAAAAGTTACATGGACCAACTTTAGTATTCAATCCAAAACCTACCAAGCCAAACACAATGAACGCCTATTCTGAAATACTCAAACCTAgaataattccaatttcATCAT
The Candida albicans SC5314 chromosome 7, complete sequence genome window above contains:
- the UME1 gene encoding Ume1p (Ortholog of C. dubliniensis CD36 : Cd36_73630, C. parapsilosis CDC317 : CPAR2_805330, Candida tenuis NRRL Y-1498 : CANTEDRAFT_119330 and Debaryomyces hansenii CBS767 : DEHA2G16544g), which encodes MFSRPLEEMSKEQDMTKEKKMDYKTNNFRKTISQHLLSFRYQQLHIMPSSTNEFAKAERELVEEQQLQEKIVNEEFKIWKKTVPLLYDFIHTFALDNPSLVFQWLPTTSVSQSDLELKFLIGTNAINKSENYLKLTSISLPSTLVGATDSIPVPSDGIDTSNFKVVTQWKQTQEINKLKVSPNGSLAVGFSADGVIRSYNLDNFDSVDYKYHKQGGIALDWVDNNGFLSGSNDAQIALWQVDKSSTPLQLFKGHHGAINDISSIKEKHLFGSVSDDSTTQFHDTRVNATDINPVITVENSHIQNCIQFHPDIQTLYATGGKDNVVSLYDIRNYSTPFRKFYGHNDSVRQLQWDWNNPDILVSCGLDKRIIFWDLKNLDEDFTYPDATSNGKDTNSKRKQAVKTDPCLKYVHGGHTRRTNDFDIHPKVKNIFGSVGDDKLLEIWKPKSLPGDEPEQESTEVQEDEEMKDAETKGVKDGEEDTKMKD
- a CDS encoding uncharacterized protein (Ortholog of C. dubliniensis CD36 : Cd36_73640, C. parapsilosis CDC317 : CPAR2_702340, Candida tenuis NRRL Y-1498 : CANTEDRAFT_112965 and Debaryomyces hansenii CBS767 : DEHA2G16566g), which encodes MNSTQTFSYLQKNPLNKIIGLSVILSVGFLLVILAGIYGNWFPIIIGIIFAVAHLPVAITKNIASSSDYDFNFDSTTTNSRAIIEIGQFLTAFLLVSGVYLPILLNHSLILTKTAMVLTIVGGLLIYGTVYTFSHYFDEPQEEDGLADLGGGVI